GAATCCAAAGAACAGGTCACAAACTCTctaaaaatcaaacattcacTTATTAGCTTTTCTAAGCTTTCAGTTGCATTTCACTGTCTTCATCCAGTtgagttttctttcttcttgcagTAGATTCTACATGAAGTATTCACGATTCTCTTAAAATACTATCAAGTGCTGAACAACAAGTTAAGCTTTCATCTGCCTTCAACTAACCGATCAATAAACAGCCTGACAGTCCTCAATGTCAAGCAGCTCTTGTCACAAGAATCCTGGTGGCTGAGAGGCTGATTGCCTGATTGAGTTATTTCAGATATTGGGTACACGTACTATCAGCCTTTTACTACTAGTGGTCCCTAGAAATGTGTTTGGTATTGAAACATATTTATCTTGATGTGAAcaacttttctctgttttcttgtgttttctgtacttGCAGCTGTTTGTGGGGTCAAAACTGTTCAACTAATCAGTTCATTGAAACAAtaagtgttttcattgtgttatgttaaaatgtaaacacatttttaatggcATGTCCATGACAGTAATTTCcttgtgttattgtttttctaaaccaaacagcaggcagacgtacagtcacactgacagcagacaggacaGTCATACCACTGGGGGACAGAGTGACACTGACATGTGCTGTGGAGGATCCTGCTGGCTTCAAATATCAGTGGTTCAGACAGACGTCAGACTCTTCTGATAAAACTCCTCTTCAGactgaaaatgtttctgaatcAAACAGAGTTATCTCACAAGGAGGCACATACACCTGCAGAGGATGGAGAAGGGAACCAGATGTCATCTCACCTGATAGTAATGCAGTCATCATTGAGGAAACTGGTGAGTTTAGTATTTTCTAATGAAATAAACAACCTACAGTCTTTATGTTCTTAAACAATGTCCACAGTGTGAAGGGAAAGTGATTGTTAGTCATGTTAGCACAGTACCTCTCACTTTActgacaaaaatgtttaaatatcctTCATCAGGTCAAGAATGGGCTACTGGTTTGAACTCCTTCAATTTgttaacagaaacaaagagttGAGGATGCTTCCTTTATGCTGTTCAGTTTAATTAATCAATATCTGGAATCAGGAGATTGTTCATAAGAAAAAGTTTACACAGTACTGCTGCTAATACTGTAGTTGTGAACAAGAGGAAGTGAAGGTggctgagaaaacacacaatctgcATGTTGTGCTGGGAGTtaaacattaatgttattaatgccAAAATcactacatgtttttattttaaccagATTTTAAGCAGAACAAACTTTAAATCCTAATGTTATAAAGGTGTTGATGTGTTCATAAAGGCCTTTTaccaaacagtttttttttgtttttttttaaatgtagaatCCAGCCTGCATGATAAACTAGACATTAGCAACAAGACTAACAAAGAGGGATAATGAAGATGTTCTTCCATGTTGCTGTGGTCAAAACAGTCTAGTGTCTGTACTAAATGCATCCTGTGGAAGGTTATTGACTGATAAAGCTAAACATATTATGTTTGATGTTGATGaaactttttgtcatttttacatttttgtcattatcaaacttccattttcaaatgatatctCAGGCTGAGGGACACCACTGGTTGTCGTGTATAATTTGGACACATGAAGTGTGATCGCTGTGAACAGAAATACTGTGGTGACACTTCTGCATAATGCTGATGGATACATGGACTTTCTCTGTCCACTCACTGCTGAAGGACAACGTGAATGGAGCAATTAATACGTGCTTTCCAACCTCCATCTCAGACACATACAACTTGTTTTCTGTGCCAGAATTATGCACTTTCTTCCTCTCAGTTGTGGCTGTGACTCACTGTTCACTGTAGAGAACCATTGATGAGAAGGCTGATAATACACAGTATTGCACCTGTGACACTAACAGCTGATTAGTGCCAAGTATGATATATTCCTCATCAAAAGAAACCTGACAGTCATGTTACATAACCTGCTAACATGTACTGTAATAGAAGCATCTTGTGTTcagagtgcagagagaaattaaaactcccCTGGAGGAACATGGATGACTTTCATCTTATTCAGGACATGAGTAgtggtgcacttcagcctcttgtggtcaaaatgagtattacaaaaagAAATACTTCGAAAAATGAGCCTTAATTTCCTCttttcacagacacagaaaaaaaaaattccatcctgaaagatgttttcactcctactcaaacatgaaaagaaaactacattttacaACTCACaccatataaaaaaaatgtttcacttgcccctcagggcttctgtacatttttgtttccttaCTGTGAATTCTTAAACTTTAACAGATCCAAACAAGGCTGTTGTGACTCTGCAGCCAAACTGGTCTGAAATatacagaggagagaggatcactctcagatgtgagatcaaagatggaggagacaCTGAGTGGGACTATGAATGGAAAACAACCAGCTCAGAAAAAccttcaaatcaaaatgaacacAGTATTAGATTTGCTACTGAATCCCACAGTGGAGACTACAGGTGTAAGggcagaaagaaaagtgaaaagtcttcaaCAGATTGGAGTGATCCCTTCAAACTGACAGTATCAGACAGTaagtcacatcacatttctttcaaagtgAAGATTATACAGCTCATTAAAAGGCTGTTTTGgctcatatatatttttaaagtaaatccTCAGTATGTACTGATTGTGCAGAATGTATTTGATCCACTATCaatacatgttttcattctgaaaaatcattttccaaCAGAACCCCggcctgtcctcactgtgtctccatcaTGGCTGAGTGCTGGAGCCTCAGTGACTCTGAACTGCAGTGTTAAAGATCAATCTGCAGGATGGAGGTTCTACTGGTATAAGACTGTTCCTGTTCAATCAAACAACTACTACAGCATTGAGCTGCTAcctggcagcagcagagggacTGAACAGGATTCCTACATTGttcatggacagacacacacagcaggatatatgtgcagagctggaagaggagatCCAGTGTCTTACACTCATTACAGTGAACCTAAGTTCGTCTGGTCTacaggtcagtttgtttctatCTCTTAAGAAACAGATGTTATATCAGCtctgttcatcttttttctaaatgatgataaacatacagtatcttgaaaaaaatttaaataatttattgtgGTCTGATGATCTTGTCTCTCTCACTACGTCAAGCTAAACTTCATGCTTTCCACCTTACAAAGCTAATGACAATTTGAATTGAGGCATTTCATATCTAAAGATCTCTGTGCTCTGTCTGACCACttatcacatgttgtttttcagattttcactcaTCAGCGTCTCTCACAGTGAGTCCTGACAGAGCTCAACACTtcacctctgactctgtctcactgAGCTGTGAGGGAAACTCTACTAAGTGGAGACTGAAGAGGTTATCAACTGAGGACAGATACCTGTCAGACTGCTCCACCTGGAGGACAATGACTGGATCTACATGCAACATAAAAACTTTCTGGCTCAGTGATGCAGTgttctggtgtgagtctggatCAGGAGAGTTCAGCAACGCAGTCAACATCACTATACAGAGTatgatttaattatattttctttttcttttacttgttaTTTCAAACATCCCATTGTGTGTTGAGGAGTACAGGACACTGACATGTTACGAGTTTTGCCCAACACTCTGCTTCATGATCTCTCTAGTAATTAATTGTTTTCACTTAATAAACATAGTTAAGTATTTAATCACACTGTGATTTTAACCATGTataaatatagaatatagaTTTGTGGCTGATCTGTTCTTCAGGTTTTAGGTCCATGATCACCATTTaaagtccagtgtgaaggatttagtgacatttagctgtgaggttgcagattcAGCCAACTGAAAGGGTTCTTGAACAGTAAGACACACAAGGTGTATGAAGATACAACGTCAGATTTTATGATCACTGTTAAATCAAtgagaaaagtcaaagaaaaaaacccagtatgtatcttttctcatctctctaCATCCACTCATTCTCAGGTTCCTCGACCAGCTGATCTCTGACTGAAACCTCATATTCTTTGACTGTTtaacagataaaaacatgatCCTGCTGAGTCCTGCCCGTCCTGTGACTGAGGGAGAGTCTGTTAGTCTGAGctgcaaattaagaaaacaaacatttgactccattgtgtttttctatcacaATGAGAAACTGATTCAAAGTGACACCAGATGGGAGTTAAATATCTCTGCAGTGTCAAAGTCAGATGAAGGATTCTACAAGTGTCAATACTGGAGACAAGAGTCAGCACAGAGCTGGATGTCAGTTCAGGGTGAGTAGGATTAAAACAATTATTCCATTTTCGTTATGTgaactgtgtttctgtctgacaaAGAAACTTTGAATACTTAACTGAGTTTAAAGCAGCATTCATTTCAGATAACTTCCCCTGATAGtacaatatatacaaacatGTCAGAATACAGTGTGAATCTGTCAGTGTATCACAACATGTGTGGCATTGAAACAGGGATCTTCATTGTGTCTGTTCATGTGTATTTATACCTCTGAACAACAACTCTGATATTAATTAAATCACTTTGTAAATTCAGTTTTAGAAACGTGCTATATAAGTTTATTAAcagttgttatttgttatttattccaGCAGTGTCCAGGCCTGAAAGCTCTTCATTTCCTGTACTGTTGATTGTTGGGCTGGTTTGTGGacttgttcttgttcttcttctgctcctgttGTATCGCTACAGACCTTCCAAGGGTGAGACCTTCTTCTTCTATTATTAGATGTTTGGTGTTGACATATTCTGGTCTGATGAGATAGAACAGCAGTACAACAACTTACAATACAAAACCATGTAACAACAAATCTTCATCTGTTTTACAGATACATGCTTCAATAGGTTGGTGCAaaactgttttgtcacattttgaaCATAACAGCAAGACATTCAATGTTCctgtttattaaatgttttgtgttgtctttattttttaggCCAATCCAGTTTGAGAGCTCCAACACAGATCAGAATGAGGCTCAGTGCAATGAATACTCCTCTTCTCAACATGGTAAACATAGAAAATAATCTTATTTACataagatatacagtatatatgccTTTTCTTTAGTATCATACAATTAAAAAGATGACTGACTGTggcttgttttctctgctctgtagGTGTCTGTCTGTATGAATCAGTCAAACACTCTGAAGACACTGAAAATGGTACAGTTTATATCTTTTATTAACATGCATTGCAGAAACACTCTGTTAAATTTAAGTGAAAAGATTTATGGTTGACAGCAGTGAGATCACTTTCATTATTTCAGATTAGTCAGGATCAttgactgtatataaagatggGCGA
This is a stretch of genomic DNA from Pagrus major chromosome 10, Pma_NU_1.0. It encodes these proteins:
- the LOC141004113 gene encoding Fc receptor-like protein 4, which produces MTIYHLSVSDVGWYKCKFDDGTESAERELRVKDPNKAVVTLQPNWSEIYRGERITLRCEIKDGGDTEWDYEWKTTSSEKPSNQNEHSIRFATESHSGDYRCKGRKKSEKSSTDWSDPFKLTVSDKPRPVLTVSPSWLSAGASVTLNCSVKDQSAGWRFYWYKTVPVQSNNYYSIELLPGSSRGTEQDSYIVHGQTHTAGYMCRAGRGDPVSYTHYSEPKFVWSTDFHSSASLTVSPDRAQHFTSDSVSLSCEGNSTKWRLKRLSTEDRYLSDCSTWRTMTGSTCNIKTFWLSDAVFWCESGSGEFSNAVNITIQNKNMILLSPARPVTEGESVSLSCKLRKQTFDSIVFFYHNEKLIQSDTRWELNISAVSKSDEGFYKCQYWRQESAQSWMSVQGDSSFPVLLIVGLVCGLVLVLLLLLLYRYRPSKDTCFNRPIQFESSNTDQNEAQCNEYSSSQHGVCLYESVKHSEDTENVAGGSQDVTYSSIILKNIGKKGEFSK